In one Halanaerobium saccharolyticum subsp. saccharolyticum DSM 6643 genomic region, the following are encoded:
- a CDS encoding GntP family permease codes for MLSIGIGFVILITLIILKVSIVIAAPLSSIVILYLNNLNVLEVLNTQYLPGFAAFVQDYLFIFLLSAILGKIMEESDDATSIGEFVLNVLSYKYAAVGIFFVSVLLSLGGISGFVLIFTIYPIAKSVFEEANLPKSLILAAIAGGTVVVGLPLPGSPQVHNLIMMDYLNTSALAGLGLGLVSVSAGALAAVLYLRHRSISFLAQSGGKISKSVLKKPELAKMMNFITATLPLLTVFILLAVLSKDPVLALFLGVIVSIIKNFKKIDLFKILNESISNAVLPLMFAASAMGFGRVISSLPVFKGFLQTLLNLPLHPYLLVGLITNIAAGLLGSASGGILLTLSTVGENIVQLVDPEKLHRITIIASTGLDTLPHNSSYLAMLAYTGLKFRESYFDYFIVTVVAPLISFAVAVIFALNF; via the coding sequence TTGTTAAGTATTGGAATTGGATTTGTTATCTTAATTACGCTTATTATTCTAAAAGTAAGCATAGTTATTGCTGCACCACTGTCATCCATAGTAATTTTATATTTGAACAACTTAAATGTTTTAGAAGTGCTGAATACTCAATACTTACCTGGTTTTGCAGCTTTTGTTCAAGACTATTTATTTATATTCCTTTTGAGTGCTATTTTAGGAAAAATAATGGAAGAATCGGATGATGCCACTTCGATTGGAGAATTTGTTTTAAATGTTTTATCATATAAGTATGCAGCTGTAGGTATTTTTTTTGTTAGTGTGCTTTTGTCATTAGGGGGGATTTCTGGATTTGTATTAATTTTTACCATTTATCCAATAGCTAAATCTGTTTTTGAAGAAGCTAATCTACCAAAATCTCTCATCTTAGCTGCTATAGCAGGTGGAACAGTTGTTGTTGGACTTCCTTTACCCGGGAGCCCCCAGGTTCATAATTTAATCATGATGGATTATCTAAACACTTCTGCTTTAGCTGGTCTGGGTTTAGGATTAGTTAGCGTTTCCGCTGGAGCCTTAGCTGCTGTTTTATATTTAAGACACAGGAGTATTTCATTTCTAGCCCAAAGTGGGGGTAAAATAAGTAAAAGTGTTTTGAAGAAGCCAGAACTTGCTAAAATGATGAACTTTATTACAGCCACACTGCCTTTATTGACAGTCTTTATTTTACTTGCAGTTTTATCAAAAGATCCAGTGCTCGCATTATTTTTAGGGGTTATAGTTTCGATAATTAAAAACTTTAAAAAAATAGATTTGTTTAAAATTTTAAATGAGAGTATTTCAAACGCAGTTTTACCCTTGATGTTTGCCGCTTCTGCCATGGGTTTTGGTCGAGTTATTTCTTCACTGCCAGTGTTTAAGGGTTTTCTGCAGACTTTATTAAACCTTCCGTTACATCCTTATTTATTAGTTGGTTTAATTACCAATATTGCAGCAGGACTCTTAGGAAGTGCCTCCGGAGGAATACTTTTAACATTAAGTACTGTTGGAGAAAATATAGTTCAGTTAGTTGATCCAGAAAAATTACATAGAATTACAATTATTGCTTCAACTGGTTTAGATACACTCCCGCACAATAGTTCTTATCTGGCAATGCTTGCCTATACAGGGCTTAAATTTAGAGAAAGTTATTTTGATTACTTTATTGTTACTGTTGTAGCACCTCTAATTTCTTTTGCAGTTGCTGTAATCTTTGCTTTGAACTTTTAA
- a CDS encoding secondary thiamine-phosphate synthase enzyme YjbQ: protein MKSIRKYLYFNTEERVELRNITKLVRKVLKDSGIQEGLCLVNAMHITASVFINDDESGLHQDYKEWLEELAPHEPISQYAHNGYEENADAHLKRQIMGREVVVAVTDGKLDFGPWEQIFYGEFDGQREKRVLVKIIGE, encoded by the coding sequence ATGAAATCAATTAGAAAATATCTTTATTTTAACACTGAGGAGAGAGTTGAACTTCGCAATATCACTAAGCTGGTAAGGAAAGTTTTGAAAGATAGCGGTATTCAAGAAGGCTTATGTCTTGTTAATGCAATGCATATTACAGCTAGTGTTTTTATTAATGATGATGAGAGCGGTCTCCATCAAGATTATAAAGAATGGCTGGAAGAATTAGCTCCACATGAGCCAATATCACAGTATGCCCATAATGGATATGAAGAAAATGCTGATGCTCATTTAAAGCGGCAGATCATGGGTCGTGAAGTAGTTGTTGCTGTAACTGATGGTAAACTTGATTTTGGGCCCTGGGAACAGATATTTTATGGTGAATTTGATGGTCAGCGCGAAAAAAGAGTGTTAGTCAAAATTATAGGAGAATAA
- a CDS encoding NUDIX domain-containing protein has translation MRYPEATVGAVILNSEAKVLICKSNKWNHKYVIPGGHIEAGESMEEALVREVKEETGLDVFEIELLGINESIYSESFQNKKHFIFVDFICSSKSNDVVLNEEAQSYEWIDLTEIENYNLEKFTTKLLKELRKGKKSRYKKEIIYGL, from the coding sequence ATGAGATATCCAGAAGCTACAGTAGGTGCGGTTATTTTAAATTCTGAAGCGAAAGTATTAATCTGCAAGTCAAATAAATGGAATCATAAATATGTAATCCCTGGTGGTCATATTGAGGCTGGAGAAAGTATGGAAGAAGCTCTTGTTAGAGAGGTAAAAGAGGAAACCGGACTCGATGTTTTTGAGATTGAACTGCTCGGTATTAATGAAAGCATTTATTCTGAATCATTTCAAAATAAGAAGCACTTCATCTTTGTTGATTTTATCTGTAGTAGTAAATCAAATGATGTAGTTTTGAACGAAGAGGCTCAGTCGTATGAATGGATTGATTTAACTGAAATTGAAAATTATAATTTAGAAAAATTCACAACCAAGTTATTAAAAGAGTTAAGAAAAGGTAAAAAATCAAGATATAAAAAAGAAATAATTTATGGTCTTTAA
- a CDS encoding 1-aminocyclopropane-1-carboxylate deaminase/D-cysteine desulfhydrase — translation MYNLAKYQKLKNKINRIERAELGFFPTQIYKLENLSARYGVNIYLKRDDLSGFSTFGGNKIRKLEFLFGEILEQGAQNIFTYGATQSNHALQTAIACRRYNLNPILYLVDVIGEGIKDPKANILLDKVLGAEIKIIEFKENEDEFEAMYRAKAESKNYAQEISESEDDYYLIPPGGASPLGTLGFVNAYLEMKAQEFKEDLNFKNVFHATGTGGTLGGLTAANKFINDDIQVHGINVSHKDDSYLKEVAELSTAALNLLGIDFKLSDRDIIVDNNYVGAGYEIPSTRANRAVKIFAEDEGIFLDPVYTGKAAAGMIDYLEKGKIEKGSDLLFWHTGGTNALFAEKKILGNLLDNHI, via the coding sequence ATGTATAACTTAGCAAAATATCAGAAGTTGAAAAATAAAATTAATAGGATAGAGCGAGCAGAATTAGGATTTTTTCCGACTCAAATATATAAATTAGAGAATCTTTCTGCTCGCTATGGAGTAAATATATATTTAAAAAGAGATGATCTAAGTGGTTTTAGTACTTTTGGTGGTAATAAAATCAGGAAATTAGAGTTTCTATTTGGAGAAATTCTAGAACAGGGAGCTCAAAATATATTTACTTATGGAGCGACTCAATCTAATCATGCTTTACAGACTGCAATTGCCTGCCGTAGATATAATTTAAATCCAATATTATATCTGGTTGATGTGATTGGTGAAGGTATAAAAGATCCTAAAGCTAATATTTTACTTGATAAAGTATTAGGAGCTGAAATTAAAATCATTGAATTTAAAGAAAATGAAGATGAATTTGAAGCAATGTATAGAGCTAAAGCAGAATCTAAAAATTATGCCCAAGAAATTTCTGAAAGTGAAGATGATTACTATTTAATTCCTCCAGGAGGCGCATCTCCTCTTGGTACTTTGGGATTTGTTAATGCTTATTTAGAGATGAAAGCACAGGAATTTAAGGAAGACTTGAACTTTAAAAATGTTTTTCATGCTACTGGTACTGGTGGAACACTGGGGGGCTTAACCGCAGCTAACAAATTCATAAATGATGATATTCAAGTTCATGGTATTAATGTTAGTCATAAGGATGACAGTTATCTAAAAGAAGTGGCTGAACTTTCTACAGCAGCGTTAAATCTTTTGGGTATTGATTTTAAATTAAGTGATAGAGATATAATAGTTGATAATAATTATGTTGGTGCTGGATATGAAATTCCATCCACTAGGGCTAATAGGGCTGTAAAGATTTTTGCAGAAGATGAAGGGATTTTTCTTGATCCAGTTTATACCGGGAAAGCAGCTGCTGGAATGATTGATTATTTAGAAAAAGGAAAAATAGAAAAGGGGTCAGATTTATTATTCTGGCATACCGGAGGCACAAATGCACTATTTGCAGAAAAAAAGATTTTAGGTAATTTATTAGATAATCATATTTGA